A genomic window from Terrisporobacter glycolicus ATCC 14880 = DSM 1288 includes:
- the glmS gene encoding glutamine--fructose-6-phosphate transaminase (isomerizing) has product MCGIVGYLGRRQATEVLIEGLSKLEYRGYDSAGVAVNTGDELEIRKFKGRLAILADDLQKNPIDGHLGIGHTRWATHGEPSDVNSHPHYNMDKTIAVVHNGIIENYLELKAELESEGVKFLSQTDTEIVAHMVSKYYEGNLLGAVYKATERFRGAYALGVVCADNANELVAVRKDSPLVVGLGEDENMVASDIPAILKYTRNVYFLENGEFVHIEGNKVTVLNENKEVVEKEVSEITWDVEAASKGGFDSFMAKEIYEQPKGVEDTLLRRLDENGRIKLDDIKITKEDLDKINKVYIVACGTAYHAGLVGKYAIEKFAKIPVIADIASEFRYSDPFVDENTLIIIVSQSGETADTLAALRDAKSKGARVLSITNVVGSSIARESDDIFYTWAGPEIAVASTKAYTTQLTAFYMIALNLAMTKGTISEEEYFEMIGKLKEMPSQVEKVLQCDELLKEIASEIKDKNDMFYLGRGIDYALAMEGSLKIKEISYMHAEAFAAGELKHGTIALIEEGTPVLVLATQEQLFEKMLSNMQEVKARGAKVIAIAKEHNKEVEKSADRVIYIPEVDDMYASITAVVPMQLLSYHVAQMRGCDIDKPRNLAKSVTVE; this is encoded by the coding sequence ATGTGTGGAATAGTTGGATATTTAGGAAGAAGACAGGCAACAGAAGTATTAATAGAAGGTCTGTCAAAATTAGAGTACAGAGGATATGACTCTGCAGGTGTTGCCGTAAATACTGGTGACGAATTAGAAATAAGAAAGTTCAAAGGTAGATTAGCAATACTTGCTGATGATTTACAAAAAAATCCTATTGATGGACATTTAGGAATAGGGCATACAAGATGGGCTACTCATGGAGAGCCATCAGATGTAAACTCACATCCTCATTATAATATGGATAAAACAATAGCAGTTGTTCACAATGGTATAATAGAAAATTACCTTGAATTAAAAGCTGAATTAGAATCTGAAGGAGTTAAATTCTTATCTCAAACAGATACAGAAATAGTAGCTCACATGGTAAGTAAATACTATGAAGGAAATCTTTTAGGAGCAGTATATAAAGCAACTGAAAGGTTCAGAGGAGCTTATGCATTAGGTGTAGTATGTGCTGACAATGCAAATGAATTAGTAGCAGTAAGAAAAGATAGTCCATTAGTTGTAGGTTTAGGTGAAGATGAAAATATGGTGGCATCTGATATACCTGCAATATTAAAATATACAAGAAATGTTTACTTCTTAGAAAATGGTGAATTTGTTCACATAGAAGGAAATAAAGTAACTGTTTTAAATGAAAATAAAGAAGTAGTAGAAAAAGAAGTAAGTGAAATAACTTGGGATGTGGAAGCAGCATCTAAAGGTGGATTTGATAGTTTCATGGCAAAAGAAATCTACGAACAACCAAAAGGTGTAGAAGATACTCTTCTTAGAAGATTAGACGAAAATGGAAGAATAAAACTAGACGATATAAAAATAACTAAAGAAGATTTAGATAAAATAAACAAAGTTTATATAGTAGCTTGTGGTACTGCTTATCATGCAGGACTTGTTGGAAAATATGCTATAGAAAAATTCGCTAAAATACCAGTAATAGCTGATATAGCTTCTGAATTTAGATATAGCGATCCATTTGTAGATGAAAATACTTTAATAATAATAGTAAGTCAATCAGGAGAAACAGCTGATACTTTAGCAGCACTTAGAGATGCCAAATCAAAAGGTGCTAGAGTATTATCGATAACTAATGTTGTTGGTTCATCAATAGCTAGAGAGTCTGACGATATATTCTACACATGGGCAGGTCCAGAGATAGCAGTTGCATCTACAAAAGCTTATACAACACAATTAACAGCATTTTATATGATAGCATTAAACTTGGCTATGACAAAAGGAACTATAAGTGAAGAAGAATACTTTGAAATGATAGGCAAGTTAAAAGAGATGCCATCACAAGTTGAAAAAGTATTACAATGTGATGAGTTACTAAAAGAAATAGCAAGTGAAATAAAAGATAAAAATGATATGTTCTATTTAGGTAGAGGGATTGATTATGCACTGGCTATGGAAGGTTCTTTAAAAATAAAAGAAATATCTTATATGCATGCTGAAGCTTTCGCTGCTGGAGAATTAAAACATGGAACAATAGCTTTAATAGAAGAAGGAACTCCTGTTTTAGTTTTAGCTACTCAAGAGCAGTTATTTGAAAAGATGCTTTCAAATATGCAAGAAGTTAAAGCTAGGGGAGCTAAAGTTATAGCAATAGCTAAAGAACACAATAAAGAAGTAGAAAAATCAGCTGATAGAGTAATATATATACCAGAAGTTGATGATATGTATGCGAGTATAACAGCTGTTGTACCAATGCAACTACTTTCTTATCATGTAGCTCAAATGAGAGGATGCGACATAGATAAGCCTAGAAACTTAGCTAAATCAGTTACAGTTGAATAA
- a CDS encoding SDR family oxidoreductase, translated as MEKSWLSLENKTVLVTGGASGIGKAVAQEFLNVGANVVVCDLNPNEPEFQIEENSGKMLYANMNVTDKESISSAVQKAKETFGSIDVLVNNAGINIPSLLIDDKEENSKYELNDNIYDKVMDINVKGVYLCAQIAGREMVKQGHGVIINMSSECGLEGSEGQGIYAASKNAVNSFTRSWAKELGKKGVRVVGVAPGIMEATGLRTLAYEEALSYTRGITVDELRAGYTKSSTTPIGRDGKLSEVANTVCFLASERAGYIHGVTVNVAGGKTRG; from the coding sequence ATGGAAAAATCATGGTTGAGTTTAGAAAATAAAACAGTCCTTGTTACAGGCGGAGCTTCAGGAATTGGGAAAGCCGTTGCACAAGAATTTTTAAATGTAGGTGCGAATGTAGTTGTATGTGATTTAAATCCAAATGAGCCAGAATTTCAAATAGAAGAAAATAGCGGGAAAATGTTATATGCAAATATGAATGTAACAGATAAAGAAAGTATAAGTTCAGCAGTACAAAAAGCTAAAGAAACTTTCGGAAGCATAGATGTATTAGTAAATAATGCAGGTATAAATATACCTTCTTTACTAATTGATGACAAGGAAGAAAATAGTAAGTATGAACTAAATGATAATATATATGATAAAGTAATGGACATAAATGTAAAGGGAGTATATTTATGTGCACAAATTGCAGGAAGAGAAATGGTAAAACAAGGACATGGTGTAATAATAAATATGTCTTCTGAATGTGGTCTTGAAGGTTCTGAAGGTCAAGGAATATATGCAGCAAGTAAAAATGCAGTAAATTCATTTACAAGATCTTGGGCAAAAGAGCTTGGTAAAAAAGGAGTAAGGGTTGTAGGGGTAGCACCAGGAATAATGGAAGCTACAGGATTAAGAACTTTAGCATATGAAGAAGCACTTTCATATACGAGAGGGATAACAGTAGACGAATTAAGAGCTGGTTATACAAAGTCATCTACGACTCCAATAGGAAGAGATGGAAAACTAAGCGAAGTAGCAAATACAGTATGTTTCTTAGCATCTGAAAGAGCAGGATATATTCATGGGGTTACTGTAAATGTGGCTGGTGGAAAGACTAGAGGATAG
- a CDS encoding BglG family transcription antiterminator: MNIINEENRLCKILRIIEQSNLTSSQSIADKLGVSTKTVKNEIKELNRLLKGYALIDIKQGKYVLYVIDQQNFDIVRQDLGIQDDFFNSQQNRMSYILYKLMNSDVPYLTDDLAEEMNIGKTTFIGDLKKLRNKMEKYNLKIVGKTNTGLFLEGNEVDIRMCLLQDMYGPIYKEFKIDEDIIESISKICRENALGSGAIDNFIKFFTVMIDRLLNDYTIKSLDDKYVELESTKTFEFVDKLLDEVEKIIPVKVPVNERIFMVLPIISMRTPINSQGIKEIEVSDETIDLVQEIITLIKSQMNITIMPGDFFDEFVYHMFFMINRVKFGIKIKNPILEDIKEKYSVAFKMAELSKCIVEDKLGKKVSKDEVGYMAMYFGVFISENSYKNKIYRVAIICGSGVLTARIISSQLKKILSSESEIDIYSSTEVNDELLNKYDLICSTYKLTCDINTPIIYMKEIFDEHQFRNQIEQVKYTQKLEVPLLQGIDSILLNLLDEEKFFVLDNNLSYKENINLMVDALQNNGYVDDGFKERLKKREDNSTMVFDKHIAIPHVVNYESDNIVLALGVFDDTLAIDKDRNVKLVFLLGIPEELGENEILLIKIYNEIISIAKDENKIKEISRLKKYKDLVLYKIKEDSTF, from the coding sequence ATGAATATTATAAATGAAGAAAATCGCTTATGTAAAATATTAAGAATTATAGAACAAAGTAATTTAACGTCCTCACAATCTATTGCAGATAAACTAGGTGTTAGTACAAAAACCGTAAAAAATGAAATAAAAGAACTAAATAGATTGCTAAAAGGATATGCGTTGATTGATATTAAACAAGGTAAATATGTACTTTATGTTATTGATCAACAAAACTTTGATATAGTAAGGCAAGACTTAGGCATACAAGATGACTTTTTTAACTCACAACAAAATAGAATGTCATATATTTTGTATAAGTTAATGAATAGTGATGTGCCCTACCTAACAGATGATTTAGCAGAAGAAATGAACATAGGAAAAACTACTTTTATAGGTGATTTAAAAAAATTAAGAAATAAGATGGAAAAGTATAATTTAAAGATTGTCGGGAAAACGAATACAGGATTATTTCTTGAAGGAAATGAAGTAGATATTAGAATGTGTTTATTACAAGACATGTATGGTCCAATTTATAAAGAATTCAAAATTGATGAAGACATAATTGAATCCATATCTAAAATTTGTAGAGAAAATGCTTTGGGAAGTGGAGCAATAGATAACTTTATAAAATTCTTTACAGTTATGATAGATAGATTGCTAAATGATTATACAATTAAATCTTTAGATGATAAATATGTAGAACTAGAATCTACAAAAACATTTGAATTTGTAGACAAGCTTTTAGATGAGGTAGAAAAAATTATACCTGTAAAAGTTCCTGTGAATGAGAGAATATTTATGGTCTTACCTATAATTAGTATGAGAACTCCCATAAACTCTCAGGGAATAAAAGAAATTGAAGTGTCTGATGAGACAATTGATTTAGTTCAGGAAATAATAACCTTAATAAAAAGCCAGATGAATATAACTATTATGCCAGGCGATTTCTTTGATGAATTTGTATATCATATGTTTTTCATGATAAATAGAGTTAAATTTGGTATAAAAATTAAAAATCCTATTTTAGAAGATATTAAGGAAAAATATTCAGTGGCATTTAAAATGGCGGAATTATCTAAGTGTATTGTTGAAGACAAATTAGGTAAAAAAGTATCTAAAGATGAAGTAGGATATATGGCTATGTACTTTGGGGTTTTTATATCAGAGAATTCATATAAGAATAAAATCTATAGAGTAGCAATTATATGTGGAAGTGGGGTATTAACTGCAAGAATTATATCCAGTCAGTTAAAGAAAATTTTATCTTCAGAATCAGAAATAGATATATATTCAAGTACAGAAGTTAATGATGAGTTATTAAACAAATATGACTTAATATGTTCCACATATAAATTAACTTGTGATATAAATACACCGATTATATATATGAAAGAGATATTTGATGAACACCAATTTAGAAATCAAATCGAGCAAGTCAAATACACTCAAAAATTGGAAGTTCCTCTATTACAGGGAATAGATTCTATACTTTTAAATTTATTAGATGAAGAAAAGTTTTTCGTTTTAGATAATAATTTAAGTTATAAAGAAAATATAAACTTAATGGTTGATGCACTTCAAAATAATGGATATGTGGATGATGGTTTTAAAGAACGACTTAAGAAGAGAGAAGACAACTCTACTATGGTTTTTGATAAACATATTGCTATACCACATGTTGTAAATTATGAAAGTGATAATATTGTTTTGGCTCTTGGAGTATTTGATGATACTTTAGCTATTGATAAAGATAGAAATGTGAAACTAGTATTTTTACTTGGTATCCCAGAAGAGCTTGGTGAAAATGAAATATTACTAATTAAAATTTATAACGAAATCATTTCCATTGCTAAAGATGAAAATAAAATAAAAGAAATATCTAGGTTAAAAAAATATAAGGATTTAGTTCTTTATAAGATAAAAGAAGACAGTACTTTTTAA
- a CDS encoding transcriptional regulator GutM → MIFWAVIISLGAAYVVQFLLTMMQMKNFNLNFRDLRRMGRVAIGKKKGGFVAGSIAMFAIDDKGIILKGMCLSGVTVLARFKEFNDLNGIDIATITKDHVRSYSKQVQKSILDASSNYITITSGGSIEDPKSPFEKVAGSIQKVATQK, encoded by the coding sequence ATGATATTTTGGGCTGTAATTATAAGTTTAGGTGCAGCATATGTAGTTCAATTTTTATTAACTATGATGCAAATGAAAAATTTTAATTTAAACTTTAGAGATTTAAGACGAATGGGTCGAGTTGCCATAGGAAAGAAAAAAGGCGGATTTGTAGCAGGATCAATAGCAATGTTTGCAATAGATGATAAAGGAATTATCTTAAAAGGAATGTGTTTATCTGGCGTTACAGTACTTGCTAGATTTAAGGAATTTAATGATTTAAATGGAATTGATATTGCTACTATAACAAAAGACCATGTTAGATCTTATTCGAAACAAGTTCAAAAATCAATATTAGATGCCTCTTCAAACTATATCACTATAACAAGTGGTGGTAGCATAGAAGATCCTAAGAGTCCTTTTGAAAAGGTTGCAGGATCAATACAAAAAGTAGCAACTCAAAAATAA
- the srlA gene encoding PTS glucitol/sorbitol transporter subunit IIC produces MDAIIKFAEGFMGLFSLGAETFTSWVTGIVPQVLLLLIAMNTIIRLIGEEKINRFAKFSAKNPVLRYMVVPFLGAFMLGNPMALSLGRFMPERYKPSYYASASYFCHTSSGVFPHINPGEVFIFLGIANGISTLGLSTMPLAVRYLLVGLVCNFMSGWATDFTTKMVMKQQGIELSKEVKTVAA; encoded by the coding sequence ATGGATGCAATTATAAAATTCGCAGAAGGTTTTATGGGGCTGTTCTCTTTAGGAGCAGAAACTTTTACAAGTTGGGTAACAGGAATAGTACCTCAAGTATTATTACTATTAATAGCAATGAACACTATAATAAGATTAATAGGAGAGGAAAAAATAAACAGATTTGCTAAGTTTTCAGCAAAAAATCCTGTACTTCGTTATATGGTAGTTCCTTTCTTAGGAGCATTTATGCTAGGTAATCCAATGGCATTATCACTAGGTAGATTTATGCCAGAAAGATATAAACCAAGCTACTATGCATCTGCAAGTTATTTCTGTCATACAAGTAGTGGTGTTTTCCCACATATAAATCCAGGGGAAGTATTTATATTTTTAGGAATAGCAAACGGAATATCAACATTAGGACTAAGTACAATGCCATTAGCGGTAAGATATTTATTAGTAGGTTTAGTATGTAACTTCATGAGTGGTTGGGCGACTGATTTCACAACTAAAATGGTTATGAAACAACAAGGTATTGAACTAAGTAAAGAAGTTAAAACTGTAGCAGCGTAG
- the srlE gene encoding PTS glucitol/sorbitol transporter subunit IIB produces the protein MSKFGTIEIKKGNGGFGGPLTVTPTEEKNKLLYITGGGAKPDIVDKIVELTGCEAVNGFKTSVPEEQIFLAIIDCGGTLRCGIYPQKRIPTINVMPVGKSGPLAKYITEDIYVSAVGVDQISLAKGIVNKQETSNEAQKSKEEEQQREFKYSADKKITQTTEKDGSTSLLTKIGMGAGKVVNTFYQSARDAVQTVINTILPFMAFVALLIGIIQGSGVGDVFAKVMTPLAGTGIGLVLIGFICSLPFLSPLLGPGAVIAQVIGTLIGVEIGKGNIAPSLALPALFAINTQGACDFIPVGLGLAEADPETVEVGVPAVLYSRFLTGVPRVLIAWAASIGLYA, from the coding sequence ATGTCAAAATTCGGGACAATTGAAATAAAAAAAGGTAATGGAGGATTTGGTGGTCCTTTAACAGTAACACCAACAGAAGAAAAAAATAAACTTTTATATATAACAGGTGGTGGAGCTAAACCAGACATAGTAGACAAAATAGTAGAGCTTACTGGTTGTGAAGCGGTAAACGGTTTCAAAACATCTGTACCTGAAGAGCAAATATTTTTAGCTATAATAGATTGCGGTGGAACACTTAGATGTGGTATATATCCACAAAAAAGAATACCAACTATAAATGTAATGCCAGTTGGAAAAAGTGGTCCTCTAGCTAAATATATAACTGAAGATATATATGTATCTGCAGTTGGAGTTGATCAAATAAGCTTAGCAAAAGGAATTGTTAATAAACAAGAAACTTCTAATGAAGCTCAAAAATCAAAAGAAGAAGAACAGCAAAGGGAGTTTAAATACAGCGCGGATAAAAAAATAACTCAAACTACTGAAAAAGATGGAAGCACTAGCTTATTAACTAAAATAGGTATGGGAGCTGGAAAAGTAGTAAATACTTTCTACCAATCAGCTCGTGATGCTGTACAAACTGTAATAAACACGATATTACCATTTATGGCATTCGTTGCACTATTAATAGGTATAATTCAAGGTTCTGGTGTAGGTGATGTATTCGCAAAAGTAATGACTCCTCTAGCAGGAACAGGAATAGGTCTTGTATTAATAGGATTTATATGCTCATTACCATTCTTATCACCACTTCTTGGACCAGGAGCAGTTATAGCTCAAGTTATAGGAACATTGATAGGTGTTGAAATTGGAAAAGGAAATATAGCACCAAGTTTAGCTTTACCAGCATTATTTGCAATAAATACTCAAGGTGCATGTGACTTTATACCAGTAGGACTTGGTCTTGCAGAAGCAGATCCAGAAACAGTTGAAGTTGGTGTTCCAGCTGTATTATATTCAAGATTTTTAACTGGTGTACCAAGAGTATTAATAGCTTGGGCAGCTAGCATAGGATTATATGCATAA